A stretch of the Puniceicoccaceae bacterium genome encodes the following:
- a CDS encoding NYN domain-containing protein, with product MAAQPHVIIDGFNVVFGVQNLGDLFRISPDAAKAELIKLAQATHDGDGSQVTLVFDGKGKRLQVEHPFRDEQFTVVHAPSHISADGVIERMLSRARFPDRMTVVSNDHMIRDAAIASGAGVQSVNSWMEQSSKSTRLRPPRRDEAGHGFGSRIPL from the coding sequence ATGGCAGCGCAGCCCCATGTGATCATCGATGGGTTCAACGTGGTGTTTGGGGTCCAAAACTTGGGCGATTTATTCAGAATCTCCCCGGACGCTGCCAAAGCGGAATTGATCAAACTCGCCCAGGCAACCCATGATGGGGATGGCAGTCAGGTAACCCTCGTGTTTGATGGGAAAGGCAAGCGCCTGCAAGTGGAACACCCGTTTCGGGATGAGCAGTTTACAGTGGTACACGCACCCTCGCACATCAGTGCAGACGGTGTGATTGAGCGCATGCTTTCGCGGGCGCGATTTCCAGATCGCATGACGGTGGTTTCCAACGACCACATGATTCGCGATGCAGCGATTGCCAGTGGTGCGGGTGTACAGAGTGTTAACTCCTGGATGGAGCAGTCGTCGAAGTCCACACGGCTCCGGCCCCCACGACGCGATGAAGCGGGGCATGGTTTTGGGAGTCGGATTCCACTCTAG
- a CDS encoding M20/M25/M40 family metallo-hydrolase, giving the protein MALNALETLKTLVRFPSVSTDPTRKAALLDTKDFLVDTLAGMGFATETLETQGHPIVLAERKVAETAPTVVIYGHYDVQPEDPVQLWESAPFEPTVKGDRIYGRGAADNKGPVAVLLAAVSHLLEQQPSLPLNLTFLLEGEEEIGSPSFKPVLDRLKHRLRGDFLLACDTGSQKNDQIVVTAGLRGITCLEFKVKGARKDLHSGIYGGAVLNPIKALMDICHSLHNADGTVNVPGFYDDVLPVQQWERDELEKLGLDLDAFQDFLGVPGFFEQAGLSPLEATRYAPTLEYNGVWGGYQGEGSKTVIPCEASVKISCRLVARQDPDKIQDLVIQAIRERCPKGVSLEIKKDHNGAAYLVVPPGKPNTATDLNPVLARAFHLTDALSAECFGKPAVFMREGGSIPIIHDIKEILGLDSLLIGLYLPEDGYHAPNESFSLEMMEKGQQMIERLLAGLCESE; this is encoded by the coding sequence ATGGCACTCAATGCTCTCGAAACTCTGAAAACCCTCGTTCGATTTCCGTCGGTTTCGACCGACCCGACCCGCAAGGCAGCACTGCTGGATACCAAGGATTTCCTGGTTGATACGCTTGCAGGCATGGGATTTGCCACAGAGACCCTGGAAACGCAGGGGCACCCCATTGTCCTGGCAGAGCGCAAAGTTGCCGAGACTGCACCGACAGTCGTGATCTATGGGCACTACGATGTGCAGCCTGAGGACCCCGTTCAGCTTTGGGAGAGTGCCCCGTTTGAACCGACCGTTAAAGGGGACCGCATTTATGGACGCGGGGCGGCTGACAACAAAGGACCGGTAGCGGTTCTGCTGGCAGCAGTATCGCATTTGCTGGAGCAACAACCTTCGCTTCCGCTCAACCTCACGTTTTTACTGGAGGGAGAGGAAGAGATTGGCAGTCCCAGCTTCAAACCCGTGCTCGATCGCCTGAAGCACCGCCTGCGGGGGGATTTCCTGCTGGCCTGTGATACTGGTAGTCAGAAAAACGATCAGATCGTCGTGACCGCGGGTCTTCGGGGCATCACCTGCCTGGAATTCAAAGTAAAGGGAGCCCGCAAGGATTTGCACAGCGGAATTTATGGGGGGGCGGTGCTGAATCCAATCAAGGCCTTGATGGATATTTGTCATTCGCTGCACAATGCTGATGGAACAGTCAATGTGCCGGGGTTCTATGACGATGTGCTGCCAGTGCAGCAATGGGAGCGCGACGAACTCGAAAAGCTGGGATTGGATCTCGATGCCTTCCAGGATTTCCTTGGAGTGCCGGGTTTCTTTGAACAGGCGGGGCTGAGTCCGCTCGAGGCCACACGCTATGCGCCGACATTGGAATACAACGGTGTGTGGGGTGGTTATCAGGGTGAGGGTTCCAAGACGGTTATCCCGTGCGAAGCGAGTGTGAAGATCAGCTGTCGGCTGGTAGCGCGACAGGACCCGGACAAGATCCAGGATCTGGTGATTCAGGCGATACGGGAGCGCTGCCCCAAAGGGGTTTCACTGGAAATTAAAAAGGATCACAATGGCGCCGCATACCTCGTAGTTCCGCCAGGAAAACCCAACACAGCGACCGATCTGAATCCGGTGTTGGCCCGTGCCTTTCACCTGACCGACGCATTGTCGGCGGAATGCTTTGGCAAGCCCGCTGTGTTCATGCGTGAAGGCGGCAGTATTCCCATTATCCACGACATCAAGGAGATCCTGGGCCTCGACTCACTGCTGATAGGCTTGTACCTGCCCGAGGACGGATACCATGCACCAAACGAGAGTTTCAGTTTGGAAATGATGGAGAAGGGGCAGCAGATGATCGAGCGACTGCTTGCTGGGCTTTGCGAGAGCGAGTGA
- a CDS encoding carbonic anhydrase family protein yields the protein MRHLTSPQIRMVGACLAMMAMFGVLHLQAITTQTQQQAMSPDEVLEDLIAGNERFVNGVTTRRDFLAEARQSATEGQFPKAIILSCVDSRVPVEIVFDQGIGDLFVGRVAGNVEDIQMLGSMEFATALAGSKLVMVLGHESCGAIKGAIDQAKLGNLTELLRDIEPAVQDAGDVEGKHTSKNPALVEAATLANVRRTVEDLRSRSDVLADLEAKGKIRIVGAYYTLHDGRVRLVE from the coding sequence ATGAGACATCTTACTTCTCCCCAGATTCGGATGGTGGGCGCATGCCTTGCCATGATGGCCATGTTTGGAGTGCTTCACCTGCAAGCCATTACGACGCAGACTCAACAGCAAGCGATGAGTCCAGACGAGGTTCTTGAGGACCTGATAGCCGGAAATGAACGGTTTGTGAACGGAGTGACGACTCGTCGTGATTTCCTTGCGGAAGCGCGGCAGAGTGCAACTGAAGGACAGTTCCCAAAGGCCATAATTCTGTCCTGTGTGGATTCACGGGTTCCCGTTGAAATCGTATTTGACCAAGGAATTGGTGACCTGTTTGTCGGGCGTGTTGCTGGCAACGTGGAGGACATCCAGATGCTGGGAAGCATGGAGTTTGCAACGGCACTTGCGGGTTCCAAGTTGGTAATGGTGCTGGGGCACGAGTCTTGTGGAGCAATCAAGGGAGCCATTGACCAGGCGAAGCTTGGCAACCTTACAGAATTGCTTCGGGATATTGAACCTGCTGTGCAGGATGCAGGTGATGTGGAAGGGAAGCATACGTCGAAGAACCCTGCGTTGGTTGAGGCTGCTACGCTGGCGAATGTGAGACGCACGGTTGAGGATCTGCGCAGTCGAAGTGACGTGCTTGCGGATCTCGAAGCGAAGGGAAAGATTCGCATCGTAGGAGCATACTACACACTGCACGACGGACGCGTGCGCCTGGTGGAGTGA
- a CDS encoding indole-3-glycerol phosphate synthase TrpC: MSDRLAEIMDWKRQEVAPRIRPIPDREWDRLAKRPDASPFLLTRVLERQQQRLSVIAEIKRRSPSAGSIAEGVSAEEQAIRYLNAEADALSILTDEKFFGGHMRDLWDVVELLIRHQRSIPCLRKDFMVHPIQVLEAVEAGASIILIIVRALSDAEIRILQESATRVGLDCLFEVHTEAELERALTFNPGIIGVNNRDLARFTTDLAITESLFPMIPEGIFKVSESGIFDLEDAQRARDAGADAVLIGQALMQSDDPEQFVRELHSL; encoded by the coding sequence ATGAGTGATCGACTTGCAGAAATCATGGACTGGAAGCGGCAGGAAGTCGCCCCACGCATTCGTCCCATCCCTGACCGGGAATGGGATCGGCTGGCAAAGCGCCCCGATGCCTCTCCTTTCCTGCTCACCCGAGTCTTGGAGCGACAGCAGCAACGGCTATCCGTGATCGCCGAAATCAAGCGTCGCTCCCCTTCCGCCGGTTCCATTGCCGAAGGCGTCAGTGCCGAGGAGCAGGCGATTCGCTACCTTAATGCCGAAGCCGACGCGCTCTCAATCCTCACCGACGAGAAGTTTTTTGGCGGACACATGCGCGATCTCTGGGATGTGGTGGAGCTTCTCATTCGTCACCAGCGCTCCATCCCCTGCCTGCGCAAGGATTTTATGGTGCATCCCATTCAGGTGCTGGAGGCAGTTGAGGCGGGTGCTTCCATCATCCTGATCATTGTTCGCGCACTGTCGGATGCCGAGATCCGCATCCTGCAGGAGTCTGCAACACGTGTGGGGCTTGATTGCCTTTTTGAAGTGCACACAGAAGCGGAGCTGGAGCGTGCACTCACCTTCAACCCGGGCATCATCGGAGTGAACAATCGTGATCTCGCTCGATTCACAACCGATCTGGCCATCACGGAATCTCTGTTTCCAATGATCCCGGAAGGTATATTCAAAGTCAGCGAAAGTGGCATCTTTGACCTGGAGGACGCGCAGCGTGCGCGCGATGCGGGAGCGGATGCGGTATTGATCGGTCAGGCGCTCATGCAGAGCGACGACCCCGAGCAATTCGTTCGCGAATTACACTCCCTCTGA
- a CDS encoding MazG family protein codes for METEHPHYHALIQTIATLRAPGGCPWDQEQTHSSLTECLIEECSELLEAIDRLDYEHMVEELGDVLLNVAMQAEIAREAGHFDMETVCKQVNEKLIRRHPHVFERDADSLEDSQQVLKRWEEIKATEVKNGPQAAEDSPFKPQPPRLPALLFAKKTFKQLSKAGFQNHPTLPHETMNSLRSASESELAATLFSVAAVCRERGLDPELLCRQYTQQIRDALQ; via the coding sequence ATGGAAACTGAACACCCGCACTACCATGCCCTGATCCAGACGATTGCAACCCTGCGGGCACCCGGTGGTTGTCCATGGGATCAGGAGCAGACACACAGCTCCTTGACGGAATGCCTGATTGAGGAGTGCTCCGAGTTGCTCGAGGCAATTGACCGGCTCGATTATGAGCACATGGTTGAAGAACTCGGCGATGTGTTGCTCAACGTTGCCATGCAGGCTGAAATCGCGCGCGAGGCGGGTCATTTTGACATGGAAACGGTCTGCAAACAGGTCAACGAAAAATTGATCCGACGCCATCCCCATGTGTTTGAGCGGGATGCAGACAGCCTTGAGGATTCGCAACAGGTGCTCAAGCGATGGGAGGAGATCAAGGCAACGGAGGTCAAAAATGGGCCGCAGGCGGCTGAGGATTCGCCCTTTAAACCGCAACCACCCCGTCTGCCTGCACTGTTGTTTGCGAAAAAAACCTTCAAACAGCTCAGCAAGGCGGGCTTTCAGAATCATCCGACATTGCCGCATGAGACGATGAACTCCTTGCGAAGTGCCAGTGAGTCCGAGCTTGCCGCCACTCTGTTTTCTGTAGCGGCGGTGTGTCGGGAACGTGGACTGGACCCTGAACTGCTCTGCCGACAGTACACGCAGCAGATTCGCGATGCATTGCAATGA
- a CDS encoding YgjP-like metallopeptidase domain-containing protein, whose product MSVGRSRIASGADSLSGIPFNVDIRAHPRSRRLKLSYREGRGFLLTHPRRVASHQIRDFLQEQQGWMREVWHRRQSHERDTRSLRDFLTEHAVLSLGMTEKPVRFGASRGLLEERDNEVVVYDGIAEPQLVRQLRRLSEQYLPLHLLELSEKLGLRKCISRVQVRDQRSRWGSCSSKGNISLNWRLILMPPLLQRHILLHELAHLPHPDHSPAFWACLKRWDPATAEHRDAVRQMGGRWMRLGRSNS is encoded by the coding sequence ATGAGCGTTGGGCGCAGCAGGATCGCCAGTGGCGCAGATAGCCTGAGCGGAATTCCATTTAACGTGGACATTCGAGCGCATCCCCGCAGTCGTCGTCTGAAACTGAGCTATCGGGAAGGGCGCGGTTTTTTACTGACCCATCCGCGCCGAGTCGCTTCGCACCAGATCCGCGACTTTCTGCAAGAACAGCAAGGGTGGATGCGGGAGGTATGGCATCGTCGACAATCACACGAGCGTGATACCCGTTCTCTCCGGGATTTTCTAACGGAACATGCGGTATTGTCACTGGGTATGACAGAAAAACCAGTTCGTTTCGGTGCAAGCCGGGGGCTACTGGAAGAGCGTGACAATGAAGTGGTGGTATATGACGGCATTGCGGAACCACAGCTCGTTCGCCAATTGCGGCGGTTGAGTGAGCAGTATTTGCCGCTCCATTTGTTGGAACTCAGTGAAAAGCTGGGGCTTCGCAAATGCATCAGCCGAGTGCAGGTGCGCGATCAGCGAAGTCGCTGGGGTTCCTGTTCTTCAAAAGGAAACATCTCCCTGAACTGGAGACTGATCCTGATGCCCCCACTGCTGCAGCGGCACATCCTTTTGCACGAATTGGCTCACCTGCCTCACCCCGATCATTCGCCAGCATTTTGGGCGTGTCTGAAGCGCTGGGACCCTGCCACTGCAGAGCATCGTGACGCTGTGCGACAAATGGGTGGGCGATGGATGAGATTGGGACGTTCGAACTCCTGA
- a CDS encoding SAM-dependent chlorinase/fluorinase produces MNLSLRKSTFPTIALITDFGQRDWYVGSIKGQILKHHAEARIVDISHQIPPGDIWAASYVLASCLRDFPDGTLFMVVVDPGVGTARKCILGRIGQATVLCPNNGILSHCLHEYANQQGPFFEIVPDMDPKSPISATFHGRDVFAPVVGKIAAGTLHPDGLGPIVHDLVVLPISKAELKPGSIHGTVQYVDHFGNAITNICQSELRLLRFKPGACVQVHQTLIPLRSTFGEVEEGQPLTYIGSNGFLEVAVNRGSAARQLKLKAGQQVTLHLDEVGEGVGSPVTGNPEATPHDR; encoded by the coding sequence ATGAACCTCTCCCTGCGAAAATCCACTTTCCCCACCATTGCCCTAATCACGGATTTTGGACAGAGGGACTGGTATGTCGGGAGCATCAAGGGCCAGATTCTGAAGCATCATGCGGAAGCGAGGATCGTCGATATTTCTCATCAGATTCCTCCAGGTGATATTTGGGCCGCGAGTTATGTGCTGGCCAGCTGCTTGCGTGATTTTCCGGATGGCACCCTGTTTATGGTGGTCGTCGACCCCGGGGTGGGCACGGCTCGAAAATGCATCCTCGGACGCATTGGCCAGGCAACGGTCTTGTGTCCGAATAATGGCATTCTCTCCCATTGTCTACACGAGTATGCAAACCAACAGGGGCCGTTCTTTGAGATCGTGCCCGATATGGATCCGAAATCGCCCATCAGTGCCACCTTTCATGGCCGCGATGTGTTTGCACCGGTTGTGGGTAAGATTGCAGCGGGTACGCTGCATCCGGATGGACTTGGTCCGATTGTGCACGATCTGGTCGTGCTTCCCATTTCCAAGGCAGAACTGAAGCCGGGTTCCATTCATGGAACGGTTCAGTATGTCGATCATTTTGGCAATGCGATCACGAACATCTGCCAGTCCGAGCTTCGCCTCCTGAGGTTCAAGCCAGGCGCGTGTGTGCAGGTTCACCAAACCCTCATACCCTTGCGCTCGACCTTTGGTGAAGTGGAAGAAGGGCAGCCGCTCACCTATATCGGTTCGAATGGATTCCTGGAAGTGGCAGTCAATCGAGGCAGTGCTGCGCGGCAGTTGAAGCTCAAGGCAGGTCAACAGGTAACACTGCATCTGGACGAAGTAGGTGAAGGGGTGGGTTCCCCCGTCACCGGAAATCCGGAGGCAACCCCACATGATCGTTGA
- a CDS encoding alpha/beta fold hydrolase, translating to MIVEPECLDAMKSIVIVMLLGLLAVLLLGLLGPRPVLRKVPHQIPEIPGDVDAYLASRESSTSEAIRPGLQAEVIWAYPDKRRTRRSLVYLHGFSSSRGELSPVLETLASEWQANVFFTRFRGHGSESGNLLKGLNLDDWMHDALEARAIGEQIGEEVLLVGTSHGALLASWVATVDGFRSELAGLVLISPNFAPADPRTRLLILPWARQVLPWVFGKKRDWDPQNSGHEYYWNTVYPSDALFPMMAQVNFITPRTPDQLDVPVLVLYSPNDVTVDPMAIEAAYARFPSKSKRLIQMPPVGDRNQHILAGDILSPESSETVIMEIQNFVEMLPK from the coding sequence ATGATCGTTGAACCCGAGTGTCTGGATGCCATGAAAAGTATCGTAATCGTCATGCTTCTGGGGTTGTTGGCAGTGCTGTTGTTAGGGTTGCTCGGACCCCGACCGGTTCTCCGGAAAGTGCCGCATCAGATTCCCGAGATCCCCGGGGATGTGGATGCATACCTGGCCTCCCGCGAGTCCTCGACGAGCGAAGCCATCCGACCCGGCCTGCAGGCCGAAGTCATCTGGGCCTATCCCGACAAGCGCCGCACCCGGCGATCACTGGTCTATCTGCATGGATTTTCATCCAGTCGCGGAGAACTTTCACCCGTGCTCGAAACCCTGGCATCTGAGTGGCAGGCCAATGTATTTTTCACCCGATTTCGGGGCCATGGCAGTGAATCAGGCAATTTGCTGAAGGGTTTGAATCTGGATGATTGGATGCACGATGCGCTGGAAGCACGTGCGATTGGAGAACAGATTGGAGAGGAAGTGCTACTGGTGGGAACGTCGCATGGAGCATTGCTCGCCAGTTGGGTGGCAACTGTTGATGGGTTCCGCTCCGAACTTGCGGGCCTAGTGCTGATCAGTCCGAATTTTGCTCCGGCAGATCCCCGCACCCGACTACTCATCCTACCGTGGGCGCGTCAGGTTCTTCCCTGGGTTTTTGGGAAGAAGCGGGATTGGGATCCCCAAAATTCGGGGCATGAATATTATTGGAACACCGTCTATCCCAGTGATGCGCTGTTTCCCATGATGGCACAAGTGAATTTCATCACTCCGCGAACCCCCGACCAGCTCGATGTCCCCGTGTTGGTGCTGTATTCGCCGAATGACGTGACCGTGGATCCGATGGCCATCGAAGCAGCCTATGCCCGCTTCCCCTCGAAATCCAAGCGCTTGATCCAGATGCCGCCGGTTGGTGATCGGAATCAGCACATTCTCGCAGGCGACATTTTGTCACCCGAATCCAGTGAAACGGTGATCATGGAGATCCAGAACTTTGTGGAAATGCTGCCGAAGTGA
- a CDS encoding Hsp33 family molecular chaperone HslO — protein sequence MDLHRYSALPYTRFMEKLTQPDSRMPNGFVVSNRFVRTRNVLISEMDASVLFENVAAHRVEHGIEVPANIAPLFDQLLAAFTLHAASRPRNEMVAWTLRYPTPVVSFFFAADAELGTVTGRFFQQHVKVAEMGEMHQELHRPNREPHLSMIEFSGSTAQSAIHQFYNVSEQRPARFFDLGNHRFALVSAHPDYDEGWFTHVDLQTVLQLDSTETVNLLETRTFYWSCGCTHEKIAALLAPMMKQDAESIFGDAEFADVNCPRCGATYSITRAELAQRAASLPESEDDADSRGN from the coding sequence ATGGACTTGCATCGCTACAGTGCTTTGCCATACACCCGTTTTATGGAAAAATTGACGCAGCCTGATTCCCGCATGCCCAACGGTTTTGTAGTCTCAAACCGTTTCGTACGCACGCGAAATGTGCTGATCTCGGAAATGGATGCCAGCGTTCTATTTGAAAACGTCGCTGCACACCGAGTGGAACACGGCATTGAGGTTCCTGCAAACATTGCTCCGCTCTTCGACCAACTGCTGGCAGCTTTTACACTGCATGCAGCCTCACGTCCGCGCAATGAAATGGTAGCCTGGACGCTGCGCTATCCAACTCCGGTAGTCAGCTTCTTTTTCGCCGCAGATGCAGAACTCGGAACCGTCACCGGACGCTTTTTCCAGCAGCATGTCAAGGTCGCCGAAATGGGAGAAATGCACCAGGAGTTGCATCGCCCCAACCGCGAACCCCATCTGAGCATGATTGAGTTCAGCGGTTCCACTGCTCAGTCCGCCATTCATCAATTCTACAATGTCAGCGAGCAACGTCCTGCCCGTTTTTTTGATTTGGGCAACCACCGCTTTGCCCTCGTCTCTGCCCACCCGGACTACGATGAAGGTTGGTTCACCCACGTGGACCTTCAAACCGTGCTGCAACTGGACTCCACGGAGACCGTCAACCTGCTTGAAACCCGAACTTTCTACTGGTCCTGTGGATGCACCCATGAGAAGATTGCAGCCCTGCTCGCACCCATGATGAAACAGGATGCCGAATCGATATTTGGGGATGCCGAATTCGCCGATGTGAACTGCCCGCGATGTGGAGCCACGTACTCCATCACCCGTGCAGAGCTTGCCCAACGGGCCGCTTCCCTTCCGGAATCTGAGGACGATGCAGACTCCCGTGGCAACTGA
- a CDS encoding Lrp/AsnC family transcriptional regulator yields the protein MPKKSDIPEKILSILLENPSTTREEVAKKLGVTYPAVQKHWRNLQDEGYIVPSFHVKNYGPKIFRFWIFMETQYPGLDPHAGDDLGNDYQARLCREIAESFHNGNELSRGIAFGGTHVLLGGDHDIVVILYSDDADKVGEYVTQFLRSHPAVLTTSTAWSLTKRKKHQTPV from the coding sequence ATGCCAAAGAAATCAGACATTCCAGAGAAAATTCTCTCCATTCTCCTGGAGAACCCGTCAACCACTCGCGAAGAAGTTGCCAAGAAACTGGGAGTGACCTACCCGGCAGTCCAGAAACATTGGCGCAACCTTCAGGATGAAGGATACATTGTTCCTTCGTTTCACGTGAAGAATTATGGACCCAAGATTTTCCGATTCTGGATCTTCATGGAAACCCAGTACCCCGGACTCGATCCACACGCCGGAGATGACCTCGGAAATGACTACCAGGCCCGGCTCTGTCGTGAGATTGCTGAGTCCTTCCACAACGGAAACGAACTCAGTCGCGGCATTGCCTTTGGCGGCACGCATGTTCTACTCGGCGGAGACCATGACATTGTGGTCATTCTCTATTCCGATGATGCGGACAAGGTTGGGGAATATGTCACCCAGTTTCTTCGATCCCATCCGGCAGTATTGACCACCAGTACGGCCTGGTCCCTGACCAAGCGCAAAAAACACCAGACTCCCGTCTGA
- a CDS encoding TIM-barrel domain-containing protein — protein sequence MMKRILSPVLCVALLSISQLHPHLAASEFELTGQTFVRVSEENGVIEVHHQSRKILSLQSIQFDWKSPLSLKVEQGSRDGCLNIIASYPVEVDFWHHADDESPRIATLWLEAIPGGVRLHGSPDWAEHVTLVLEDSGDHAFGLSEPLQPDNQLSPDLRGSVIEVEVKSDGETLVENYASAFSAFYMSSAGYGAFFDSFARGRYHFASIEKTHRITHATGALDWYVFFGSNGTDILRSYYQVIGAPKTVPVWAMGPILWRDDNAGGAAEILADAKGFDQLRIPATAWFVDRPYSDGAHRWSHMNFGQGFENPGEWIATLNNTHGVEFMTWTSTAFFGDARFSHHLDDWHTYLDLSDPESVQAFQHELKSQQYVHGVRGHKMDRADERFPSYAPWTDANITEPFRRNRYVYLFSKVHHDALTQEWGDDHFNFARAAYHRVQPYLSAIWGGDPRSSWAGFRGNFANAMRVGFMGFPIWGSDVGGYLGEGDIPEDLYIRWLQAGAMSGLFEIKLDGAGGSGKDRMPWHYSTRLQQIFREVCEERMRLLPTLYSLANRSATQGVLMQPMAYADLTDPATYDLWDQFLLGDSILVAPVFDKGTERTLYLPEGSWHAFDDPATVIEGARRITVDAPLHHIPRFVRANSLYISGNIYRGSDRQWATDPSHLTLHLFPGKPGESYRFIYIDPSSPQQEQIVHLHRHPNRIEVEIPALPHNTRLEWVTPLPVQSVKWKARELPLQSNGSLHSCQLSQADLSSPGILEIHMHP from the coding sequence ATGATGAAACGCATTTTGTCCCCCGTTCTGTGTGTGGCCTTGCTGTCGATCAGCCAACTTCACCCGCATCTTGCCGCTTCCGAATTCGAACTCACCGGGCAAACCTTTGTCCGTGTTTCAGAGGAAAATGGAGTCATTGAGGTTCACCATCAGTCCCGGAAGATTCTCAGTCTGCAATCCATTCAGTTTGACTGGAAATCCCCACTGTCCCTCAAGGTGGAACAGGGTTCGCGCGACGGCTGCCTCAACATCATCGCCTCCTATCCCGTGGAGGTCGATTTCTGGCATCACGCTGATGATGAAAGTCCACGCATTGCGACCCTCTGGCTTGAAGCCATTCCCGGCGGTGTTCGCCTGCATGGCTCTCCCGATTGGGCCGAGCATGTCACACTGGTATTGGAGGACTCCGGTGACCATGCATTTGGGCTGAGTGAGCCTTTGCAACCCGATAATCAGCTATCTCCTGACCTTCGGGGTTCTGTCATTGAGGTTGAGGTGAAAAGTGATGGTGAAACCCTTGTGGAAAACTACGCCTCCGCATTTTCTGCATTCTACATGAGCAGTGCCGGGTATGGTGCCTTTTTTGATAGCTTTGCACGCGGACGCTACCATTTTGCATCCATTGAAAAAACCCACCGTATCACTCACGCCACCGGAGCACTGGACTGGTATGTGTTTTTCGGAAGCAACGGAACCGATATTCTCCGCTCCTATTATCAAGTCATCGGTGCTCCCAAGACAGTCCCCGTCTGGGCAATGGGTCCCATACTATGGCGCGATGACAATGCCGGAGGTGCAGCCGAAATCCTCGCCGATGCCAAAGGGTTTGACCAACTGCGCATCCCCGCCACCGCTTGGTTTGTCGACCGGCCCTACAGCGATGGCGCTCATCGGTGGTCTCACATGAATTTTGGGCAGGGTTTTGAAAACCCGGGGGAATGGATCGCAACCCTGAACAATACCCATGGTGTCGAGTTCATGACCTGGACCTCCACCGCATTTTTTGGAGATGCACGCTTTTCTCACCATCTCGACGACTGGCATACCTATCTCGACCTCAGTGATCCCGAAAGCGTACAGGCTTTTCAGCATGAACTGAAATCCCAACAATATGTGCACGGTGTGCGAGGTCACAAAATGGATCGGGCCGATGAACGGTTCCCTTCCTACGCACCCTGGACGGATGCCAACATCACTGAACCTTTTCGACGCAACCGCTATGTCTATCTCTTTTCGAAAGTACATCACGACGCGCTGACCCAGGAATGGGGCGACGATCATTTCAATTTTGCGCGCGCTGCCTATCACCGCGTGCAGCCATACCTCAGCGCGATTTGGGGCGGTGATCCGCGTTCAAGCTGGGCGGGATTTCGGGGAAATTTTGCCAATGCCATGCGTGTCGGATTCATGGGATTTCCCATCTGGGGAAGTGATGTGGGCGGATACCTTGGAGAGGGTGACATCCCCGAGGATCTCTACATTCGCTGGCTGCAGGCGGGTGCCATGAGCGGGTTGTTTGAAATCAAACTCGACGGTGCCGGCGGCAGTGGCAAGGACCGCATGCCGTGGCACTATTCCACACGCCTGCAGCAGATTTTCCGCGAAGTTTGTGAAGAGCGCATGCGTCTGTTGCCCACCTTGTACTCGCTGGCCAATCGCTCCGCAACCCAGGGAGTGCTCATGCAGCCGATGGCCTACGCAGACTTGACGGATCCTGCAACCTACGACTTGTGGGATCAGTTCCTCCTTGGGGATTCAATCCTCGTGGCACCGGTATTTGACAAGGGAACTGAGCGCACTCTCTACCTGCCCGAAGGGAGCTGGCATGCTTTTGACGACCCAGCAACCGTTATCGAGGGTGCCCGCAGGATCACCGTCGATGCTCCCCTGCACCACATTCCGCGCTTTGTGCGGGCAAACAGCCTCTACATCAGTGGTAACATTTACCGTGGCAGTGATCGCCAGTGGGCAACGGATCCATCTCATCTGACACTGCACCTGTTTCCGGGAAAGCCCGGAGAGAGCTACCGTTTCATTTACATCGATCCCTCCAGCCCCCAGCAAGAACAGATTGTTCACCTGCACCGTCACCCAAACCGGATCGAGGTGGAAATCCCCGCTCTGCCCCACAATACACGCCTGGAATGGGTCACGCCTCTCCCGGTGCAATCCGTAAAGTGGAAGGCACGGGAACTCCCTCTGCAATCGAATGGATCATTGCATTCCTGCCAACTTTCGCAGGCTGACCTGTCCTCTCCGGGCATTCTGGAGATCCACATGCATCCGTAA